From Streptomyces sp. TLI_235, a single genomic window includes:
- a CDS encoding protein tyrosine kinase, with product MSAAPGQVVAGRYRVTDRPTGAGLPAQDVHTGAPVLLHALDLPELLVPGELYEEPDRRWGTELAELLGRLADRAPRHPRLLVESGAAAEDDQLWVAAERLAGASLDELADTGPVPAYRVAELAADLAGALRALHEADLVHGNVTADAVLVCEDGAAMLGGLLLGAAQEELCARLGGPVPRRRYEARADLLGARAERWPADAGAPGDCWALGVLLYRQLTGHGPYPEDDLPTLLAAVRDGRRYPADGCGPLRGLVEELLDLGPAARPTAADVQRRLRELLAAAPEPFGPADGEASPLLPVARPAGPVVAHPRGRRGERHLPVPRGPSRVPPALLGPLLVGGVLLALVAGLAAVVLVAG from the coding sequence ATGAGCGCGGCCCCCGGTCAGGTGGTGGCCGGACGGTACCGGGTGACGGACCGTCCGACGGGTGCCGGCCTGCCCGCACAGGACGTGCACACGGGCGCGCCGGTGCTGCTGCACGCCCTCGACCTGCCCGAACTGCTCGTCCCCGGCGAGCTGTACGAGGAGCCCGACCGGCGCTGGGGCACGGAGCTCGCCGAACTCCTCGGCCGACTGGCCGACCGCGCGCCGCGCCACCCGCGGCTGCTCGTGGAGAGCGGCGCCGCCGCCGAGGACGACCAGCTGTGGGTGGCCGCCGAACGCCTCGCCGGGGCCTCCCTCGACGAACTCGCCGACACCGGCCCGGTGCCGGCCTACCGGGTGGCCGAACTCGCCGCCGACCTCGCCGGCGCGCTGCGCGCCCTGCACGAGGCCGACCTGGTGCACGGAAACGTCACGGCCGACGCCGTGCTGGTCTGCGAGGACGGCGCCGCCATGCTCGGCGGACTCCTCCTCGGCGCCGCCCAGGAGGAGCTCTGTGCCCGGCTCGGCGGCCCGGTGCCGCGCCGCCGCTACGAGGCCCGGGCCGACCTGCTCGGCGCGCGGGCCGAGCGCTGGCCCGCCGACGCCGGCGCACCCGGGGACTGCTGGGCGCTCGGCGTGCTGCTCTACCGGCAGCTGACCGGCCACGGCCCCTACCCCGAGGACGACCTGCCGACGCTGCTCGCCGCCGTCCGCGACGGGCGCCGCTACCCGGCGGACGGCTGCGGTCCGCTGCGCGGCCTCGTCGAGGAACTGCTCGACCTCGGCCCGGCCGCCCGGCCCACCGCCGCGGACGTCCAGCGGCGGCTGCGCGAGCTTCTCGCCGCCGCCCCCGAGCCGTTCGGCCCCGCCGACGGCGAGGCGTCGCCGCTGCTGCCGGTGGCCCGCCCGGCCGGCCCGGTCGTGGCGCACCCGCGCGGGCGACGCGGCGAGCGGCACCTGCCGGTGCCCCGCGGCCCCTCCCGGGTGCCGCCGGCGCTGCTCGGCCCGCTGCTGGTCGGCGGCGTGCTGCTGGCCCTCGTCGCGGGGCTCGCCGCGGTCGTCCTGGTGGCCGGCTGA